From the Pontiella agarivorans genome, one window contains:
- the carB gene encoding carbamoyl-phosphate synthase large subunit, whose translation MPKREDIHHILIIGSGPIVIGQACEFDYSGTQACKALREEGYTISLINSNPATIMTDPATADRTYIEPITPEAIEKIIIKEKPDAILPTLGGQTALNAAMELVEQGILEKYGVEMIGAKYDAIMRGEERDLFKQAMAEVGIETLRSYEVHDLEEAKRIATEELDFPIIVRPSFTLGGTGGGFANDMEELLAIAEGGLKASLTTEVLLEESVLGWKEYEMEVMRDNKDNCVIICAIENMDPMGIHTGDSITVAPAQTLTDREYQMMRDASLAVLRVVGVETGGSNVQFCIHPETGRLAVIEMNPRVSRSSALASKATGFPIAKLAAKLACGYTLDELPNDITKETPACFEPSIDYVVTKIPRFTFEKFPAANPKLGPSMKSVGETMAIGRNFKESLQKAFRSLEIGVDGLDLKAEAKIDQDRLDDYLNTTCTERTIAIKSGLKKGYTIEKIQEMTHLDPWFIDQILQLVEIEKQLMDAAELDFDLLKYAKKNGFSDEQIGALRGVSGNKIRALRKELGLIPVYSLVDTCAGEFAASTPYFYSTYGGQLDETRKTDKKSVIVLGSGPNRIGQGIEFDYSCVHTVKALREMGYEAIMVNSNPETVSTDYDTSDKLYFEPLTFEDVMNIYEAEKPMGMIVQMGGQTPLNLADRLLEAGVPILGTSPKSIAAAEDREQFRQLLDKLELKQPESATAVTLEEAEVIAEKIGFPVMIRPSFVLGGRAMMVAYEEEELEPFVNAAFAASPDHPVLIDRFLEHAIEVDVDLVCDGTDVYVGGVMEHVEEAGIHSGDSACSIPPYTLSDEMVARIKEACTAMAMEIGVKGLMNAQIAVKDNEFYIIEVNPRASRTVPYVSKATNVPMANLATQIAMGKTLKELGMVGFEPKMEWYAVKEAVFPFNRFAGVDPILGPEMKSTGEVMGIDSNFELAFWKAEVAAGQVLPAEGAVFLSAKDRDKDWIVAVGREFSALGFSLVATEGTAQALHNAGLEVKLTHKLSEDGKNVIDLMKENGVQLLINTPSGPVARVDEINIRSEAILRGLPIVTTRSGAEASVKAIKYIKENDWDVRSIQDFHI comes from the coding sequence ATGCCTAAGAGAGAAGACATCCACCACATTCTGATTATCGGCTCCGGCCCCATCGTCATCGGCCAGGCGTGTGAATTTGACTATTCCGGAACCCAGGCGTGTAAAGCACTGCGGGAGGAGGGATATACCATTTCCCTGATTAACTCCAATCCGGCAACCATTATGACCGACCCGGCGACGGCGGACCGGACCTACATCGAACCGATCACTCCGGAAGCGATCGAAAAAATCATTATCAAAGAAAAGCCGGATGCCATTCTTCCAACCCTTGGAGGACAGACCGCACTCAACGCCGCCATGGAGCTCGTGGAACAGGGGATTCTGGAAAAGTACGGCGTGGAAATGATCGGCGCCAAATACGATGCCATCATGCGCGGTGAAGAGCGCGACCTCTTTAAACAGGCTATGGCCGAAGTCGGCATCGAAACCCTGCGCAGCTACGAAGTTCACGACCTTGAAGAAGCCAAAAGAATCGCAACCGAAGAACTTGATTTTCCGATCATTGTCCGCCCCTCCTTCACGCTGGGCGGAACCGGCGGCGGTTTTGCCAACGATATGGAAGAACTGCTGGCCATTGCTGAAGGCGGACTTAAAGCGTCACTGACGACAGAAGTGCTGCTGGAAGAATCCGTACTCGGGTGGAAAGAGTACGAGATGGAAGTGATGCGCGATAATAAAGACAACTGCGTCATCATCTGTGCCATCGAAAATATGGACCCGATGGGCATTCATACCGGCGACTCAATCACCGTGGCCCCGGCCCAGACCCTCACCGACCGTGAATATCAGATGATGCGCGATGCTTCGCTGGCTGTTCTGCGCGTGGTCGGTGTTGAAACCGGCGGCTCCAACGTTCAGTTCTGCATCCATCCGGAAACCGGACGCCTGGCGGTCATTGAAATGAATCCGCGCGTATCGCGCTCATCCGCACTCGCCTCCAAAGCCACCGGCTTCCCGATTGCCAAACTGGCGGCCAAACTGGCCTGCGGATACACCCTCGACGAACTGCCGAACGATATCACCAAAGAAACGCCGGCCTGCTTCGAACCTTCCATCGACTATGTCGTAACCAAGATTCCGCGCTTCACTTTTGAAAAATTCCCTGCAGCAAACCCGAAACTCGGTCCAAGCATGAAGTCCGTGGGCGAAACCATGGCAATCGGCCGGAACTTCAAAGAATCACTGCAGAAAGCCTTCCGTTCATTGGAAATCGGCGTAGACGGGCTCGACCTAAAAGCCGAAGCCAAGATTGATCAGGACCGTCTCGACGATTATCTCAACACCACCTGCACGGAGCGCACAATTGCCATCAAATCCGGTCTGAAAAAAGGATACACGATTGAAAAAATCCAGGAGATGACCCATCTCGATCCCTGGTTCATCGACCAGATCCTCCAGCTCGTGGAAATTGAAAAACAATTGATGGATGCAGCCGAACTGGATTTTGATCTGCTGAAATATGCCAAGAAAAACGGATTTTCCGACGAACAGATCGGTGCCCTGCGCGGCGTTTCAGGCAATAAAATCCGTGCCCTGCGGAAAGAGCTGGGCCTGATTCCGGTGTACAGTCTGGTGGATACCTGCGCCGGTGAATTCGCGGCGTCTACCCCCTATTTCTATTCCACCTACGGCGGCCAGCTGGATGAAACCCGAAAAACCGATAAGAAGAGCGTCATTGTTCTGGGCTCCGGCCCGAACCGGATCGGCCAGGGGATTGAGTTCGACTACTCCTGCGTTCACACCGTGAAGGCCCTGCGGGAAATGGGCTATGAAGCCATCATGGTCAACTCCAACCCGGAAACGGTTTCGACCGACTATGATACCTCCGACAAACTCTATTTCGAACCGCTCACCTTCGAAGATGTGATGAACATCTACGAAGCCGAAAAACCGATGGGTATGATTGTTCAGATGGGCGGACAGACCCCACTCAATCTTGCCGACCGCCTGCTGGAAGCCGGTGTTCCGATCCTGGGAACTTCACCGAAATCCATTGCGGCCGCCGAAGATCGCGAACAGTTCCGTCAGCTGCTGGACAAGCTTGAGCTTAAACAGCCGGAATCGGCCACAGCCGTCACCCTGGAAGAAGCTGAAGTGATTGCTGAAAAAATCGGGTTCCCGGTTATGATTCGCCCCTCTTTCGTACTGGGCGGACGCGCCATGATGGTGGCCTATGAAGAAGAGGAACTTGAACCGTTCGTGAACGCCGCCTTCGCAGCCAGCCCGGATCATCCGGTCCTGATCGACCGCTTCCTCGAACATGCCATCGAAGTGGATGTTGATCTGGTTTGCGACGGCACCGACGTCTATGTCGGCGGTGTAATGGAACACGTTGAGGAAGCCGGCATTCACTCCGGCGACTCCGCCTGCTCGATTCCGCCCTATACCCTCTCCGACGAAATGGTGGCGCGCATTAAGGAAGCCTGCACCGCCATGGCGATGGAGATCGGCGTGAAAGGCCTGATGAATGCGCAGATCGCAGTGAAAGACAACGAGTTCTACATCATCGAAGTCAATCCGCGCGCATCCCGTACCGTTCCGTATGTCTCTAAAGCCACCAATGTTCCGATGGCCAATCTCGCCACACAAATCGCCATGGGAAAAACGCTGAAGGAACTCGGCATGGTTGGTTTTGAGCCCAAGATGGAATGGTATGCCGTGAAAGAAGCCGTATTCCCGTTCAATCGGTTTGCCGGCGTCGATCCGATTCTCGGCCCGGAAATGAAATCCACCGGGGAAGTGATGGGCATTGATTCCAATTTCGAACTGGCTTTCTGGAAAGCCGAAGTGGCCGCCGGACAGGTGCTGCCCGCTGAAGGGGCCGTTTTCCTGAGTGCCAAGGATCGCGATAAAGACTGGATTGTTGCCGTGGGCCGCGAATTTTCAGCTCTCGGATTCAGCCTTGTGGCCACCGAGGGCACCGCCCAGGCCCTTCACAATGCCGGTCTGGAAGTCAAGTTGACCCATAAACTCAGCGAAGACGGAAAAAATGTCATCGATCTGATGAAAGAAAACGGTGTGCAGCTTCTGATCAATACACCCAGCGGACCGGTTGCCCGGGTGGATGAAATCAATATTCGTTCCGAAGCCATTCTGCGCGGACTGCCGATTGTCACCACCCGCTCCGGCGCGGAAGCCTCGGTGAAAGCGATTAAATACATCAAGGAAAACGACTGGGACGTTCGGTCCATTCAGGATTTCCACATCTAA
- a CDS encoding GxxExxY protein yields MTENELSKEIIGAAIEVHRHLGPGLLESAYEEALCCELDLREIKYERQKRQELKYKGKQLKTDYRIDLLVENKVIVENKAKEEVTPRDRAQTLTYLRLGNFKLALIINYHESMLKDGISRIVNNL; encoded by the coding sequence ATGACCGAGAACGAATTATCCAAGGAAATTATAGGCGCTGCCATTGAAGTACATCGCCACCTTGGTCCCGGTCTTCTCGAAAGCGCCTATGAAGAAGCTCTTTGTTGCGAATTGGATTTGCGGGAAATAAAATACGAACGCCAAAAACGTCAGGAACTGAAGTATAAAGGCAAACAACTTAAAACCGATTACCGAATTGATTTGCTTGTTGAGAATAAAGTGATCGTTGAGAACAAAGCTAAGGAAGAAGTTACCCCCAGAGACAGGGCTCAAACCTTGACCTATCTCCGCCTGGGCAATTTCAAATTGGCGCTTATAATCAATTATCATGAATCAATGCTAAAAGACGGAATCAGCCGAATAGTAAACAACTTATAG
- the guaA gene encoding glutamine-hydrolyzing GMP synthase produces the protein MNHPEWIAILDYGSQVTQLIARRLREQKVYCEIIRFDTPADELKKRSPKGIILSGGPCSVPDEDSPKCDPAIFDLGLPILGICYGMQLTALTLGGSVHRGTKAEYGKAMMSITKDSPLFKGLSPDVQVWMSHGDKVESMPKGFEVVAQSDNCPLAAIQNLDRNIFGVQFHPEVVHTPQGKEMLWNFAFKVCQCSGDWEMSKFIENTVKNIQNQVGDDHVLLGLSGGVDSSVVAALLHKAIGDQLHCVYVDNGLMRHKETEEIEELFGNAFGIDLTVAHAGDLFLGKLEGISDPEEKRKIIGNTFIDVFAEKARGLSDKVKFLGQGTLYPDVIESVSPIGGPSATIKSHHNVGGLPEDLQFELVEPLRELFKDEVREVGRELGLPSYVVDRQPFPGPGLAVRIIGDITPERIDVLQQADLRVREEIMKMPNHLDVWQYFAVLLPIQSVGVMGDDRTYENVVAVRAVESRDGMTADWYKLPYDVMDSISNRIINEVRGVNRVCYDISSKPPSTIEWE, from the coding sequence ATGAATCATCCCGAATGGATCGCCATCCTCGACTACGGCTCCCAGGTCACCCAGCTGATTGCCCGCCGCCTCCGCGAGCAAAAGGTTTACTGTGAAATTATCCGCTTTGACACTCCTGCCGACGAACTCAAAAAACGCAGCCCCAAAGGCATTATCCTCTCCGGCGGCCCCTGCAGCGTGCCGGATGAAGACTCGCCGAAATGCGATCCGGCAATTTTTGACCTCGGGCTTCCAATCCTTGGAATCTGCTACGGCATGCAGCTCACCGCTCTGACGCTCGGCGGTTCGGTCCATCGCGGCACCAAAGCCGAATACGGCAAGGCCATGATGAGCATCACCAAAGACTCCCCGCTCTTTAAAGGGCTTTCACCGGACGTACAGGTCTGGATGAGTCACGGCGATAAAGTTGAATCCATGCCCAAAGGCTTCGAAGTCGTGGCCCAATCTGACAACTGCCCGCTGGCCGCTATCCAGAATCTCGACCGGAATATCTTCGGCGTACAGTTCCACCCGGAAGTAGTCCACACCCCGCAGGGCAAAGAGATGCTCTGGAACTTTGCATTCAAAGTCTGCCAATGCTCCGGCGACTGGGAAATGTCCAAATTTATCGAAAACACGGTTAAAAACATTCAGAATCAGGTCGGTGATGACCATGTTCTGCTCGGCCTCTCCGGCGGAGTCGACTCCTCCGTCGTTGCCGCGCTGCTCCACAAAGCCATCGGCGATCAGCTGCACTGCGTTTATGTCGACAACGGCCTGATGCGCCACAAGGAAACGGAAGAGATTGAAGAACTCTTCGGCAATGCGTTCGGCATCGACCTGACTGTGGCCCACGCAGGCGATCTGTTCCTCGGCAAACTTGAAGGAATTTCCGATCCGGAAGAAAAACGGAAAATCATCGGCAACACCTTCATCGATGTATTTGCCGAAAAAGCACGCGGTCTGAGCGATAAAGTAAAATTCCTCGGTCAGGGCACACTCTACCCCGACGTCATCGAATCCGTCTCTCCAATCGGCGGCCCGTCGGCCACCATTAAGAGTCACCACAACGTCGGCGGTCTTCCGGAAGACCTTCAGTTTGAACTCGTCGAACCGCTGCGCGAGCTCTTTAAAGACGAAGTCCGCGAAGTCGGCCGGGAACTCGGGCTGCCGAGCTATGTGGTAGACCGCCAGCCCTTCCCGGGCCCGGGCCTTGCCGTGCGCATTATCGGTGACATCACGCCGGAACGCATTGACGTACTCCAGCAGGCCGACCTGCGCGTCCGCGAAGAAATCATGAAAATGCCGAATCACCTCGATGTCTGGCAATACTTCGCCGTGTTGCTCCCGATCCAGTCCGTCGGCGTCATGGGCGATGACCGCACCTATGAAAACGTCGTGGCGGTCCGTGCGGTTGAAAGCCGCGACGGCATGACGGCCGACTGGTACAAACTGCCATACGACGTAATGGATTCCATTTCCAACCGAATCATCAACGAAGTGCGCGGCGTGAACCGGGTCTGCTACGACATCAGCTCCAAGCCGCCGTCCACCATTGAATGGGAATAG
- the carA gene encoding glutamine-hydrolyzing carbamoyl-phosphate synthase small subunit, whose translation MKKAIIALEDGTCFEGRAFAGSGEFYGELVFNTSMTGYQEILTDPSYHGQIVTMTYPLIGNYGINEEDVESRGIFAQGLIVSECSRIHSNWRASKSLAKYLEENGKIGIDDVDTRAITLHIRDKGAMKCVVSTENVDHDSLVQKAKDSVGLIGRDLASEVSIDSAYVWPEGGKPDAAFKVAVIDCGIKLNQLRILEQLGCECTVYPNTTKAEDILAANPDGIFVSNGPGDPAGAPETTELVGKLIESKVPMFGICFGHQMLGRALGADTFKLKFGHRGGNQPIQDLRTTKVEIASHNHGFCIDADTVNPEVAEITHLNLNDNTVAGLKHKLQPLFCVQYHPEAAPGPHDPFYLFEEFIELMKENK comes from the coding sequence ATGAAAAAAGCGATTATTGCACTCGAGGACGGCACGTGTTTTGAAGGCCGCGCATTTGCCGGTTCCGGCGAATTTTACGGGGAACTGGTCTTCAATACCTCCATGACCGGCTATCAGGAAATCCTGACAGACCCCTCCTATCATGGACAGATTGTCACCATGACCTACCCGCTGATCGGCAACTATGGCATTAACGAGGAAGATGTGGAGTCCCGCGGCATTTTCGCGCAAGGCCTGATCGTCAGCGAATGCTCCCGCATCCACTCCAACTGGCGTGCCAGTAAATCGCTCGCGAAATATCTCGAGGAAAACGGAAAAATCGGCATCGATGATGTCGATACCCGCGCCATCACCTTGCACATCCGCGATAAAGGTGCCATGAAGTGCGTCGTTTCCACCGAAAACGTTGACCACGACAGCCTCGTTCAGAAAGCCAAAGATTCCGTCGGCCTCATCGGGCGCGACCTGGCTTCTGAGGTCTCGATCGATTCAGCCTATGTCTGGCCCGAAGGCGGCAAACCTGACGCCGCCTTTAAAGTCGCCGTCATCGACTGCGGCATTAAACTCAACCAGTTGCGTATTCTGGAACAGCTCGGCTGCGAATGCACCGTCTATCCGAATACAACCAAAGCGGAAGACATTCTGGCCGCCAACCCGGACGGCATCTTTGTCTCCAACGGCCCCGGTGATCCGGCCGGTGCTCCCGAAACCACCGAACTGGTCGGCAAGCTGATCGAATCCAAGGTGCCCATGTTCGGAATCTGCTTCGGTCACCAAATGCTCGGTCGCGCCCTCGGAGCCGACACCTTTAAACTCAAATTCGGACACCGCGGCGGAAACCAGCCGATTCAGGACCTGCGCACCACCAAAGTGGAAATCGCCTCCCACAACCACGGCTTCTGCATTGATGCCGACACCGTAAATCCGGAAGTGGCCGAAATCACCCACCTGAACCTGAACGACAACACCGTCGCCGGCCTGAAGCACAAACTGCAGCCGCTCTTCTGTGTCCAGTACCACCCGGAAGCCGCTCCCGGCCCGCACGACCCGTTCTACCTCTTCGAGGAATTCATCGAATTAATGAAGGAAAATAAATAA
- a CDS encoding arylsulfatase, translating into MSRFICFIGVLLLSGVVAGSERPNIILILADDMGYSDIGCYGGEIETPNIDRLAEEGMRFRNFYNNSKCTTTRASLMSGRYPNRGKGGLLPQDCLTLPEAMKMAGYRTILSGKWHLGHRKGSLPIDRGFDESYGLFDGCSSFFYPTDPDKPNFGMRYFGHNEKRIIEFPDHFYATDAFTDHALEEIKKSIEAQQPYFLHLAYTAPHYPLHALPEDIAKYKGRYSKGWKVLREERYQRMIELGVIDSLVQLSPLDPKTEIWTGDAHYQRLMEIHAAMVDRMDQQIGRVLKLLDETGTAENTLIFFLSDNGASREWHNYDCVEQAEIGARGSYRSIGLNWANAANTPFRKFKLYGHEGGMCTPCVVRWPVTVPAGSWTDAVGHIIDFQPTFMTVAGLDPVEDIPVEKKPLDGETLVSVLQGEERNRDKPVFMEFAGNRAMLDGNWKIAYAKELKRWELFNLSEDRTELNDLSEAYPERLLHMSTQWNAWARNSGIKYKIKGNE; encoded by the coding sequence ATGAGTCGGTTCATATGCTTTATTGGGGTTCTGTTGCTGTCGGGGGTTGTCGCGGGATCTGAACGGCCGAATATCATCCTGATTCTTGCAGATGATATGGGGTATTCCGATATCGGCTGTTATGGCGGTGAAATTGAAACGCCGAATATTGACCGGCTGGCCGAGGAGGGGATGCGTTTTCGTAATTTTTACAATAATTCGAAGTGCACCACCACGCGGGCGTCGCTGATGTCGGGCCGCTATCCGAATCGGGGAAAGGGCGGGTTGTTACCGCAGGATTGTCTGACCTTGCCGGAAGCTATGAAGATGGCGGGTTATCGTACGATCCTCAGCGGAAAATGGCATCTCGGGCATAGAAAAGGCAGTCTTCCGATAGATCGCGGTTTTGATGAGAGCTATGGCCTGTTTGACGGCTGCTCAAGCTTTTTTTATCCCACCGATCCCGATAAGCCCAATTTCGGCATGCGTTATTTCGGGCATAATGAAAAACGGATCATCGAATTTCCTGACCATTTTTATGCAACCGATGCATTCACCGATCATGCACTTGAAGAAATAAAAAAATCGATAGAGGCTCAACAGCCTTATTTTCTTCATCTGGCCTATACGGCTCCGCACTATCCGTTGCATGCCCTTCCTGAGGATATTGCAAAATATAAGGGGCGTTATTCCAAAGGCTGGAAAGTCCTGCGTGAGGAACGATATCAGCGGATGATTGAGCTCGGCGTCATTGATTCCTTGGTGCAGCTTTCTCCATTGGATCCCAAAACTGAAATATGGACTGGAGATGCGCATTATCAACGGCTGATGGAAATTCATGCGGCAATGGTGGACCGGATGGATCAGCAGATCGGCCGTGTGTTGAAGTTGCTGGATGAAACCGGTACGGCAGAAAATACGTTGATCTTTTTTCTGTCCGATAACGGGGCCAGCCGGGAATGGCATAATTATGATTGCGTTGAACAGGCGGAAATCGGTGCGCGCGGATCGTATCGGTCGATTGGTTTGAACTGGGCGAATGCGGCGAACACACCATTCCGGAAGTTTAAACTCTATGGTCATGAAGGGGGCATGTGTACCCCCTGTGTGGTACGCTGGCCGGTTACGGTTCCGGCGGGAAGCTGGACGGATGCCGTTGGGCATATCATTGATTTTCAGCCTACGTTTATGACGGTTGCGGGTCTGGATCCGGTTGAGGATATCCCGGTTGAAAAGAAACCGCTCGACGGTGAAACGCTGGTGTCGGTTTTGCAGGGCGAAGAGCGTAACCGCGATAAGCCGGTCTTTATGGAATTTGCCGGGAATCGTGCGATGTTGGATGGCAACTGGAAAATTGCCTATGCCAAAGAGCTGAAGCGGTGGGAGCTGTTCAATCTTTCCGAAGACCGCACGGAGCTGAATGATCTTTCTGAAGCTTATCCTGAGCGGTTGCTACATATGAGTACGCAGTGGAATGCCTGGGCGCGGAATTCCGGTATAAAATACAAAATAAAGGGGAACGAATGA
- a CDS encoding alkaline phosphatase D family protein, which yields MNRRKFTTASAVFGLFGHRVAGKELPIHQKLGKGALDVSLRILNLHGEQPKSIQNLFKASHPILFAEKNQTFAELMRHPEIVKRCADAGMTHLGGPMLGCISETGASVWIRTLKPASVTVEANGRMFGPVDSLEESDLTAVIRVDGLKPGSETGYRVRIDGKPIRFNGNTVIRTTSDKPGITRIAWGSCWHRWGLGHPQMDLVRKRRPSALLMIGDSAVQDRLGKTGAARFDVMLRDLTPRWTTFCSEVPVYATWDDHDYAGNDIGGLVEGKFSAEDRSNVRDLWMQTWVNPQYGFEKERSGIFFKTQIGPADVIMIDNRYFRDHRKGLNSFLGKAQMDWVKKQLLESKAPFIILSCGTMWSDYVSNGKDSWGRYDKEGREELFRFIEEHKIGGVLLISGDRHGARGFTIPRNNGFKFYEFGGACFGGRIGPPAKDPAWKTQLYGIAAEYAFSEFDIDSSKPDPEVTMRLIHESGKEIYSITLKRSELTPA from the coding sequence ATGAATCGGAGAAAATTTACAACGGCATCAGCGGTGTTCGGTCTGTTCGGGCATCGGGTTGCCGGAAAAGAACTGCCGATTCATCAGAAGCTCGGAAAGGGGGCGCTGGATGTCAGTCTGAGAATTCTCAATCTTCATGGAGAACAGCCGAAATCCATTCAGAATTTATTTAAGGCTTCGCATCCCATTCTGTTTGCGGAGAAAAATCAGACGTTTGCGGAACTGATGCGGCATCCGGAAATTGTTAAACGTTGTGCGGATGCCGGAATGACTCATCTCGGCGGTCCGATGCTCGGTTGTATTTCAGAAACGGGGGCATCGGTATGGATCCGGACGTTAAAGCCGGCTTCAGTTACCGTTGAAGCGAACGGTCGGATGTTCGGACCGGTTGACAGTTTGGAGGAAAGTGATCTGACGGCCGTGATCCGGGTTGATGGACTGAAACCGGGCAGCGAAACCGGATACCGTGTGCGGATTGACGGGAAACCGATTCGTTTCAATGGAAATACCGTGATTCGTACCACGTCGGATAAGCCGGGAATCACCCGCATTGCCTGGGGCAGCTGCTGGCACCGCTGGGGACTGGGGCATCCGCAGATGGATCTGGTCCGGAAACGCAGGCCGAGTGCATTGCTGATGATCGGAGACAGCGCAGTACAGGATCGGCTGGGTAAAACCGGTGCAGCCCGTTTTGATGTCATGCTGCGCGATCTGACGCCCCGGTGGACGACATTCTGTTCGGAAGTTCCGGTTTATGCCACCTGGGATGATCATGATTATGCGGGCAATGATATCGGCGGTCTGGTTGAAGGAAAGTTTTCAGCGGAGGATCGGTCGAATGTCCGGGATCTGTGGATGCAGACCTGGGTGAATCCCCAATACGGATTTGAGAAAGAACGGAGCGGTATCTTTTTCAAAACACAGATCGGTCCGGCGGATGTGATTATGATCGACAACCGCTATTTCCGGGATCACAGAAAAGGACTGAACTCCTTTCTCGGTAAAGCGCAGATGGACTGGGTGAAAAAGCAGCTGCTGGAGAGCAAAGCACCGTTTATCATTCTTTCCTGCGGAACCATGTGGAGCGATTATGTTTCCAATGGAAAGGACTCCTGGGGCAGATATGATAAAGAGGGCCGCGAGGAGCTTTTCCGTTTTATTGAAGAGCATAAAATCGGCGGTGTTCTGCTGATTTCCGGAGATCGGCACGGTGCGCGCGGTTTTACCATTCCGCGGAATAACGGATTTAAGTTTTACGAATTCGGCGGTGCCTGTTTCGGCGGGCGGATTGGACCGCCGGCAAAGGATCCGGCCTGGAAAACGCAACTTTACGGTATTGCCGCTGAGTATGCATTCAGTGAATTTGATATCGACAGTTCCAAACCGGATCCCGAGGTGACGATGCGTCTGATTCACGAATCGGGAAAAGAGATTTATTCGATCACGCTGAAACGAAGCGAGCTGACTCCGGCTTAG